A window from Carassius gibelio isolate Cgi1373 ecotype wild population from Czech Republic chromosome B3, carGib1.2-hapl.c, whole genome shotgun sequence encodes these proteins:
- the LOC127952256 gene encoding zinc finger BED domain-containing protein 4-like isoform X2, with translation MSFIKEESEDIRIAEAFNIKHEDTEEQKGRQRELDEALVDMVVKDLQPFTIVEDEGFMAFVNKLDPSYVLPSRKALKTMVTERYNISKEKTMEDLKKADFVSLTADMWSSINMDGYLGVTCHYITPEAKLATVVLGVRRFYQTHTAQHLMEAKALLMAECGITTKVQCMVTDNASNMILSAQLLNLRHVPCFAHNLNLIVKKALDQTPLINEIRQKARKIVGLFRSSCKAKDKLVEMQGLMGRPALKLMQEVDTRWNSTYDMLQRLYEQREPVGAALSNLNSDTAPLTSFEYNIIQESLSLLQPFKLATTELSEEQRVSASKLIPLYRMLQHKLSQKKGQSAQESTAQLGRPQ, from the exons ATgtcgtttattaaagaggagagtgaagacatcAGGATTGCAGAAGCGTTCAACatcaaacatgaagatactgaggaacaaaaaG gcaGACAGAGGGAATTGGATGAGGCTCTTGTAGACATGGTGGTAAAGGATTTGCAGCCCTTCACTATCGTGGAGGATGAGGGTTTCATGGCTTTTGTGAACAAACTTGATCCAAGCTATGTCCTCCCATCCCGGAAGGCACTTAAAACGATGGTAACCGAAAGGTACAACATTTCTAAGGAGAAGACAATGGAGGACCTAAAAAAGGCAGATTTTGTTAGCCTTACAGCTGACATGTGGTCCTCCATTAATATGGACGGATACCTTGGTGTTACTTGCCACTACATAACACCAGAGGCAAAGCTGGCAACTGTTGTACTGGGTGTAAGGAGGTtttaccaaacacacacagcccAGCATCTCATGGAGGCTAAAGCTTTGCTAATGGCCGAGTGTGGAATAACCACCAAAGTTCAGTGTATGGTGACTGATAATGCATCCAACATGATCTTAAGTGCCCAGCTACTGAACCTTCGGCATGTCCCATGTTTTGCccacaatttaaatttaattgtaaaaaaggccctagATCAAACCCCACTCATCAATGAAATACGACAGAAAGCCAGAAAGATAGTGGGGTTATTTAGATCCAGCTGCAAAGCAAAGGACAAGCTTGTGGAGATGCAGGGCTTGATGGGCAGACCAGCTCTGAAACTGATgcaggaggtggacacaagatgGAACAGCACTTACGACATGTTGCAGCGCTTGTATGAGCAACGAGAGCCAGTGGGTGCAGCGCTATCAAATTTAAACAGTGATACTGCTCCGCTGACAAGTTTTGAGTATAACATTATACAAGAATCATTGTCACTACTGCAGCCTTTCAAACTCGCAACGACAGAGTTGTCAGAGGAACAGAGAGTGTCTGCTTCAAAGCTCATTCCACTTTACAGGATGTTGCAGCACAAGCTATCGCAGAAAAAAGGCCAATCAGCACAGGAATCAACTGCACAATTAGGTAGGCCACAATGA
- the LOC127952256 gene encoding zinc finger BED domain-containing protein 4-like isoform X1 encodes MEAPQKRCRKSVVWEHFHLVTPNKVRCMYCDRQLAYFNNTSSMMRHLRSTHPAILQCAEDGNIPPVPRPATDTAGPSKQGRQRELDEALVDMVVKDLQPFTIVEDEGFMAFVNKLDPSYVLPSRKALKTMVTERYNISKEKTMEDLKKADFVSLTADMWSSINMDGYLGVTCHYITPEAKLATVVLGVRRFYQTHTAQHLMEAKALLMAECGITTKVQCMVTDNASNMILSAQLLNLRHVPCFAHNLNLIVKKALDQTPLINEIRQKARKIVGLFRSSCKAKDKLVEMQGLMGRPALKLMQEVDTRWNSTYDMLQRLYEQREPVGAALSNLNSDTAPLTSFEYNIIQESLSLLQPFKLATTELSEEQRVSASKLIPLYRMLQHKLSQKKGQSAQESTAQLGRPQ; translated from the exons ATGGAGGCTCCACAGAAGAGATGCCGTAAATCTGTGGTGTGGGAGCATTTCCATTTGGTAACCCCAAATAAAGTGAGATGTATGTATTGTGATAGGCAGCTAGCCTACTTCAACAATACATCATCCATGATGCGCCATTTGAGGAGCACTCATCCTGCCATTTTGCAGTGTGCAGAGGATGGTAACATTCCCCCTGTACCTAGGCCTGCTACTGACACTGCTGGGCCATCTAAACAAG gcaGACAGAGGGAATTGGATGAGGCTCTTGTAGACATGGTGGTAAAGGATTTGCAGCCCTTCACTATCGTGGAGGATGAGGGTTTCATGGCTTTTGTGAACAAACTTGATCCAAGCTATGTCCTCCCATCCCGGAAGGCACTTAAAACGATGGTAACCGAAAGGTACAACATTTCTAAGGAGAAGACAATGGAGGACCTAAAAAAGGCAGATTTTGTTAGCCTTACAGCTGACATGTGGTCCTCCATTAATATGGACGGATACCTTGGTGTTACTTGCCACTACATAACACCAGAGGCAAAGCTGGCAACTGTTGTACTGGGTGTAAGGAGGTtttaccaaacacacacagcccAGCATCTCATGGAGGCTAAAGCTTTGCTAATGGCCGAGTGTGGAATAACCACCAAAGTTCAGTGTATGGTGACTGATAATGCATCCAACATGATCTTAAGTGCCCAGCTACTGAACCTTCGGCATGTCCCATGTTTTGCccacaatttaaatttaattgtaaaaaaggccctagATCAAACCCCACTCATCAATGAAATACGACAGAAAGCCAGAAAGATAGTGGGGTTATTTAGATCCAGCTGCAAAGCAAAGGACAAGCTTGTGGAGATGCAGGGCTTGATGGGCAGACCAGCTCTGAAACTGATgcaggaggtggacacaagatgGAACAGCACTTACGACATGTTGCAGCGCTTGTATGAGCAACGAGAGCCAGTGGGTGCAGCGCTATCAAATTTAAACAGTGATACTGCTCCGCTGACAAGTTTTGAGTATAACATTATACAAGAATCATTGTCACTACTGCAGCCTTTCAAACTCGCAACGACAGAGTTGTCAGAGGAACAGAGAGTGTCTGCTTCAAAGCTCATTCCACTTTACAGGATGTTGCAGCACAAGCTATCGCAGAAAAAAGGCCAATCAGCACAGGAATCAACTGCACAATTAGGTAGGCCACAATGA